gtaatctaagaattagggaacagacaccctaattgacgcgaatcctaaggatagatctattgggcctaacaaatcccatccaaagtaccggatgctttagtacttcgaaatttatatcatatccgaagggtgtaccggaatgatggggatattctaaaatatgcatcttgttaatgtcggttaccaggtgttcaccatatgaatgatttttatctctatgtatgggatgtgtattgaaatatgaaatcttgtggtctattattatgatttgataatatataggttaaacctataactcaccaacatttttgttgacgttttaagcatgtttattctcaggtgattattaagagcttccgttgtcgcatacttaaataagaacgagatttggagtccatgcttgtatgatattgtgtaaaaacttatttcgttgtaacatatttgtattgtaaaccattatgtaatggtcgtgtgtaaacaggatattatagattatcattatttgataatctacgtaaagctttttaaacctttattgatgaaataaaggttatggtttgttttaaaatgaatgcagtctttgaaaaacgtctcatatagaggttaaaacctcgcaacgaaatcaattaatatggaatgtttttaatcaataagaactggacatttcattATCAACCCGAGAGACCAAGCTATTCCAAACTTCTTTAGAAACCGACCAAGGTTGCCCACTACCTGAAACATACGGCTCATCCGACTCCGAACCAAAACAATCGCGAATGCGAGCAGCGACGTCCGCATCATCATCATGGCGCGTACCACTACCACTCGCCCCCTTGGTGAGATGGTTCTACATATTCAACTAACATTGTCCTATTCGAGTTCCACATCAAAATACGTGCATTAAGATAAAATTGTGTCCCGAAAGGTTTCATCGAGTCACGTGCCGATGTGCAGCGACTGAAGTTAATATTGAAAAACTTATCAGTTTTTGTAACATAGTGTCCACCCAAAAGTGGTTTTGCCCGTTGCTTTTCAAGTGCATGCTTAAGTAAATATTCGCCCACCAAATTAGCTAAATCTACAAACTGCTCATGCTTAATCTGATAAATTGACCATAAATCATGATTCGTCACTTTATCGTATCCATTCACTCTAGCACAAAACGTGCACCCCAAAAACCTTTGAATCAATCTTGCATCCTTATCTCAAATGTCCGACCTCTTCGATTCACTTGACACAAACGGATTTTTACCACTAAGTTGATACCAATATTGTTGCGCATTAAATAGTTCGGCACCATAAAACTTAGTCTCCCCCAAAAGCTACCTTAAAATGAAATCATCCACATCGGGGTATAAATCCAATGCACAGGAAAGATCCATTCTATTCATTTCCCGTTCCACTCCTCCTAACCGGAACCGTAAAAAGCTCAAATCCGTAACCTCACGACGAGGATTAAAAGTTACTGTGGAAAAGAATTCCCACACTAACTCCTCATAGATGTCATCCGTACAAGTAAAAGCCTGCTCCCATGCGCGAATAAAATGATTACCCGATTGTTTAACGCATGTGAGCACACTTTGGAAATGAGTCTTTAAGTGTCTTCCCGCTTGTTCTAGCCGGGCCAAGTCCAAATACCAAGTACCAGTGATCGAACGCCTTCTAATCCACTCAAATCTTTCGGCATACTCTTCATCATCTCTTAATGCTTGCAACCAATTTTCGGGATTTGTTTGAATTTCTATGAGCCTTTCTTGCTCCCTTTGTGCAGCTGTCATTCGGTATGTGTTTCTTTGCCTCCGTAGTAACAAAcaccaaacaaaaaaaaaatacaaatgcaAACATGTCTATTAGCattagagattagttcttgttcacattcaaaacaaaccacaTTTTAAAAATCCAAACAACTTCTCATGAAATCATGTTAAAgcataagtcaaacttggtcaacaaatCGCTACAAGCATTAAATTATTCATGCCCAATGCTCAACCATTAAAAATACCAAATCATCTTTCTAAATAAACGAACAATTATCATTCATTAGTAGCATCTCAACATAAACTTAAAATGTTTGAGCTAATTAACATCATTGGAAAAATAATTTCAAACCCAAAATTAATAATTTCATTCCAAATTCAACAAAAACCTAGCAACAAGTCATTATAGCATCAATATCATGGCATTTATATTATATAAAAGCAATTTAACATAAGAATGCCATTCAATTAAAACTAGAACCCTAATGACCCGACCAAATTAAcacaccccacacttatcattcAAGTCAAACCCATTTGAATAAAACCCATAACCAATTTCTCCCAAACAATCATCTCTAATTCGATTTTAAatcaaccataaaccctagaaaTAAAGACATGTATCAAAAACACAAAAAGATTATGAATTTCATACATACTAATCATATTTAACAAAAACCCATGATTAATTAAAGCATACAAGACCAAAATcaacaaccccacactaattcaaaaCCTAATCCGAAAttaaacatcaattaagcatataaTTAGGTAAGAAAAAGCACAAGAAAGACAAAATCGGACCTTGTTAGCCATTGATTTAGAGATTTGATGAAGTAATTAAGCAAAGATTAAAgatgaatgattagggttttgagaAGATTTGTGAGCGTGTGTGTGTTTGATAAGATATGTGTGTGTTTTAAAACAGCAAATACCCTAAATAATGAAGAATTCCCGTCGGGTTTAAACCTTGGGTCGGGTTTGACCCATTTTCCCTTAATAAACAAAAACGATTTAGCATTATCAACAGATGCGGCCCGCGCCGCGGGTAAACCTGCTGCGCCGCAGCTTAAAGtgccaaaaatcccaatttttgtaAAACTCTCGACATGCAAATTTAGCTTTACCTCGCACCGCGGTCTAGCCAGTCGCGCTGCGGTTTATACCTGGCATTTTTTTCCTTcataaaatttaattttttttaaccaaaAACTCTAACCCCGCGACTAACGCACTAACCAATGATCAAATTGTAATTTCAACCCTTAAAACACACCTTCTAGCTAAAAATACAGTAAATTACAACAACCGTGATTTTTATTACCAAGTCGTTCACTCGACTCGTTTCCCTAAATTTAAGCATTTTTCGGATCGAAGTCGAGGTTAACCTCTTCTTCGATTTCAAGGGGCCCATCCACATAGTGTTTGAcctggtggccattcactttaaaacctTCACCATTCGAATCAATCAATTCCACCGTACCAAATGGGTACACCTTCCTAACCACGAACGGTCCTGACcaacgggacttaagctttcccggTGACAATTTGAAACGCGAATTATAAAGAAGGACACGATCGCCTTCCCTAAATTCTTTCAAACCTTTGATCTGATTGTCATGCCACCTCTTCATCTTTTCTTTGTAGATGAGTGAGTTCTCATAAGCATCGTGCctcaattcatctaattcattcaatTGGGTCAACCTAAGGCGGCCCGCCTCATGATATTCAAGATTGCATGCCCTAAGAGCCCAATGTGCTTTGTGctcaatctccaaagggagatgacatacTTTACCATAGACCAAGCGTAAAGGAGTGGTCCCGATAGGAGTCTTGTAGGCGGTACAAAACGCCCACAATGCATCATCGAGTTTATTGGACCATTCCTTAGGATTCAAACCAACGGTTTTTTCAAGAATACGTTTAACAGACcgattggtgttttcaacttgcccactagtTTGCCGGTGATATGAGGTAGAAATCTTATGGATTACTCTATATCATTTCAAAACCTTTTCCATTTGcgcattgcaaaagtgggtgcccctatCACTAATGAGGGCCTTTGCAGTACCAAAACGGGCAAAAAGCCCCATCAAGAACGTGatgacaactcgtgcatcgttagttgggagaggttTTACCTCCACCCATTTAGACACGTAATCGATTGCAACGAGTATGTAAAGATAGTTATGAAATTTAGGAAACGGGCCCATAAAATCAATGCCCCAAACATCAAAcatctcgcatacttggatgctttgttgaggcatttcgtcACGTTTGGTATTTTTCCGGCCCGTTGACAAGCATCAATGAGTTACAAACGGCATGGGCATCCTTAAAAAtactaggccaataaaaaccggcctcataaactttcTTCCCGGTGATTTGGGGACTGAAATGCCCACTCGTTGGGCCAAGATGGCACTTCAACAATATATGGGTGCATTCCTCACCGAAAATGCACATTCGAATAATCCCATccagacaacaacgaaaaagataaggatcttcccagaaatagtgtttaaggtcactgaagaatttcttcctcttttgatgtgaccatccTTTTTCCAAGAATCGCCCAACAAGATAATTAGCTatgtccacataccatggctcgtccaccttgtctaTCTTCATGAGATACTCATTGGGGAAATCATCATGaatactcgactcatgaaggacttcgagatttggattctcgagtctagacaagtggtcggccGCTAGATTCTCGgaacccttcttatcccggatctcgatttcgaattcttgcaaaagaaaGATCCATCTAATCAATCGAGGTTTGAAATCCGGTTTTGAGAAGAGCTACTTTAatgcagaatggtccgtaaagacaatagtcttagacaagactaagtaggactggaacttatcaaatgaaaagaccactacaatgagctctttttcagtggtcgTATAATTTAACTGTGCTCCTTGCAAggttttgcttgcataataaacGGGTCGGAAGTGTTTCTCGACCCGTTGGCCTAAAACAGCGCCAACAGCAAAATCggatgcatcgcacataagctcgaacggcagagaccaattcggagcaactttaaaagctcgaatgccttttggcagtCTTCAAAGAAATCCCAAGGCGTATCCTTTTAgaagagtttgttcatcgggttagcaattttggaaaaatctttaatgaatcgctggtaaaaaccggcgtgcccgagaaaactccgaacacccttgatattggtgggaggtggaaggtttttaatagcagttaccttcgcaggatccacctcaataccattTTTAGAGATCTTGTGCCCGAGGACTATGCCCTCTTGTACCATGAAATGGTActtttcccagttgagcacaaaattggatttctcacaccttaccaacatcctttctaagttaagaaggcatgaatcgaaagtgtcaccgaaaagtgaaaagtcatccatgaacacctacatacaatcttctatcatatcatgtaatatggccatcatgcacctttgaaaagtggccggagcattacaAAGGTCAAAGGGCATGAGACAGTATGAGAATgtgtgatagtgctctaaatgaacatatatttagtagcaatatcctcccaatatgtaaattatttagttgtaattgtcctattttaagttgtaatcatttatattaaataagtgcgaagacaaaaggcaaaaatgatgatttgaagacgcaaatgaccaaaaagcccaaatgtacaagatacaatccaagtggttcaatttattgatgagaaacgtctaaaaatgacaagagtacaagttacaaaatgcaaagtacaagatattaaattgtacgcaaggacgtgcgaaaatccggaaccgggacatgagtcaactatcaacgctcgacgcaatggaccaaaaattatgagtcaactatgcacaagaataaaatataatatataaattattatataaattatttatatattatatatatatatatatatatatatatataatcatgtcgacaagctatgagacaaaggatcctgagctggattttcaaactccacgactcgcagagtttgaaggccaaaaactccacgactcgcggagctgtcagaaatcaaaacgcctataaaaggccatgcattcgttcgataaaaaaataataataatattctgtaataaataaataaatatatatataatatatatagtatagggtagttttatattagattagttcgggttatgtaaaggttattttacgggtttttgaagtcgaaattctgtccgtgtaacactacgcgataaatactcaatgtaagttttgttctcctttttaaattaatgtctcgtacttaagttattattatgcttatttgatccaaagtaatcatgatgttggactaaatattaaagacggggtaattgggctttgtaccataattggggtttggacaaaagaacgacacttgtgaaaattagactatgggctattaatgggctttatatttgtttaactagatagtttgttaattttaatataaagatttacaattggacgtccctataaataaccatatacactcgatcggacacgatgggcggggtatttatatgtacgaataatcgttcatttaaccggacacgggaatggattaatagtctatggaattattaaaacaggggtgaaattatgtacaaggacacttggcataattgataacaaagtattaaaaccttgggttacacgcagtcgatatcctggtgtaattattaaacaaagtattaaaaccttgttacagtttaagtccccaattagttggaatatttaacttcgggtataaggataatttgacgaggacactcgcactttatatttatgactgatggactgttatggacaaaaacagacggacatattaaataatccaggacaaaggacaattaacccatgggcataaaacttaaaatcaacaagtcaaacatcatggttacggaagcttaaataagcataatatattttatttcatttttcctcgtacttttatttattgtcattttaattattgttacttattttatattgttatttaaatatcgtcatttactatacgcttcgcttaaaatataaattgacaaaccggtcattaaacggtaaacccccttttatatattattatatataattatatatattttgtacaaatatagttgtttaaaaatatagtgtgcaataagcccgctccctgtggaacgaaccggacttactaaaaactataccactctacgattaggtacactgcctatagtgttgtagcaaggtttaggtatatcccatttgtaaataaataattaaaacttgtataatttgtaacgtatttcgtagtaaaatatagtactatcacgtacccccacgctaccacatcaagtttttggcgccgctggttgggaacttggcgaaacgctagatttttaatttatttttgtataaatatatttatatatcattttagaaaaacaatataaaatttaaaaaaaaaaaccgaaaatgaaaactccacgactc
This genomic stretch from Rutidosis leptorrhynchoides isolate AG116_Rl617_1_P2 chromosome 11, CSIRO_AGI_Rlap_v1, whole genome shotgun sequence harbors:
- the LOC139874957 gene encoding uncharacterized protein, which produces MPQQSIQVCEMFDVWGIDFMGPFPKFHNYLYILVAIDYVSKWVEVKPLPTNDARVVITFLMGLFARFGTAKALISDRGTHFCNAQMEKEWSNKLDDALWAFCTAYKTPIGTTPLRLVYGKVCHLPLEIEHKAHWALRACNLEYHEAGRLRLTQLNELDELRHDAYENSLIYKEKMKRWHDNQIKGLKEFREGDRVLLYNSRFKLSPGKLKSRWSGPFVVRKVYPFGTVELIDSNGEGFKVNGHQVKHYVDGPLEIEEEVNLDFDPKNA